In one window of Helianthus annuus cultivar XRQ/B chromosome 17, HanXRQr2.0-SUNRISE, whole genome shotgun sequence DNA:
- the LOC110926083 gene encoding dnaJ homolog subfamily C member 2: MTAKASILRITYSTELLEGGELHVSSNCLPVKASRFEPAGHSFHDVALKLCGCFMDEKKEVEETDESVPKEKDQDFMQSSGSYSSGKGKKKSGDGANQQDHYALLGLGNLRYLATDDQIRKSYREVALKHHPDKQASLLLLEETEAGKQSKKDEIENHFKAIQEAYEVLIDPVKRRVFDSTDEFDDEIPTDCGSQDFFKVFGPAFLRNGRWSVTQPTPLLGDENTPLDDVDLFYDFWYGFKSWREFPHDDEYDLEDAESREEKRWMERQNAKLSEKAKKEESARIRSLVDNAYKRDPRVLKRKELLKAEKQKKKEAKFMVKKLQEEEAARVAEEERRKKEEDEKQAAEAAAQQKKIKEKEKKLLRKERSRLRTVSTNVVDQRLLDLNQDDVENLCMSLDVLKLKSLCDDMETQEECVQAELLKKALDNLDPSEKDNNNNNNISASSQRNGSVKVNGNVQKQKKEKPWAQEEIELLRKGMSKYPKGTSRRWEVISEYIGTHRQVDEILKATKTVLLQKPDPTKAFDTFLEKKKPSQPISSPPTTQEENKTVEVNQNTNEVVENGVESGVENGTNSDSDEWSVGQVTALIQALKTFPKEANQRWERVAAAVPGKTVNQCKKQFTLLKDKFKTKKK, encoded by the coding sequence ATGACAGCCAAAGCAAGCATTCTTCGAATCACTTACTCAACCGAGCTTTTAGAAGGAGGAGAACTCCATGTCTCCTCAAATTGTCTTCCTGTAAAAGCTTCACGCTTTGAACCCGCTGGTCATTCTTTTCACGATGTGGCACTCAAGCTCTGCGGTTGTTTTATGGATGAAAAGAAAGAGGTAGAAGAGACTGACGAAAGCGTTCCGAAAGAAAAAGATCAGGACTTTATGCAATCATCCGGTTCGTATAGCAGTGGGAAAGGTAAAAAGAAGTCCGGTGATGGAGCCAACCAACAAGATCATTACGCGTTGTTGGGTTTGGGTAATTTACGGTATTTGGCGACCGATGACCAAATCAGAAAAAGTTACCGTGAAGTAGCTTTGAAACATCATCCTGACAAGCAGGCGTCGCTTCTTCTTTTGGAAGAAACGGAAGCCGGTAAGCAATCGAAAAAAGACGAGATCGAGAACCATTTCAAGGCGATTCAAGAAGCGTACGAGGTTTTAATCGATCCGGTGAAAAGAAGGGTTTTTGATTCTACGGACGAGTTCGACGATGAAATTCCAACCGATTGTGGCTCGCAAGATTTCTTTAAGGTGTTCGGGCCTGCGTTTTTGAGAAACGGACGGTGGTCTGTTACTCAACCGACACCTTTGTTAGGAGATGAAAACACCCCGCTTGATGATGTCGATTTGTTTTATGACTTTTGGTACGGTTTTAAAAGTTGGAGAGAGTTTCCGCATGATGATGAATACGATCTCGAGGATGCCGAGTCGCGTGAGGAGAAACGGTGGATGGAAAGACAGAACGCAAAGCTTTCCGAGAAAGCGAAAAAAGAAGAAAGCGCAAGGATACGGTCTCTTGTCGACAATGCGTATAAAAGAGACCCGAGAGTTTTGAAACGAAAAGAGCTGTTGAAAGCCGAAAAACAGAAGAAAAAAGAAGCGAAATTTATGGTGAAAAAACTTCAAGAGGAAGAAGCTGCGAGAGTTGCGGAAGAAGAAAGACGtaagaaagaagaagatgaaaaacaAGCCGCAGAGGCTGCGGCACAGCAGAAGAAAATAAAGGAAAAAGAGAAGAAGTTATTACGTAAAGAACGAAGCCGTCTTCGAACCGTATCAACAAACGTGGTGGATCAGCGTCTGCTTGATCTTAACCAAGATGATGTCGAAAATCTTTGCATGTCACTAGACGTTTTAAAACTAAAAAGCTTATGTGATGACATGGAAACACAAGAAGAATGCGTGCAAGCCGAGCTCCTTAAGAAAGCGCTTGATAACCTGGATCCTTCCGAAAAggataacaataacaataataatatttcaGCTTCCAGTCAACGAAATGGGTCTGTGAAAGTCAACGGAAATGTTCAGAAACAAAAAAAGGAGAAACCGTGGGCGCAGGAAGAGATCGAGCTTTTGCGAAAAGGGATGTCGAAGTACCCTAAAGGAACTTCTAGAAGGTGGGAAGTTATATCGGAGTACATCGGGACCCACCGCCAGGTGGACGAGATTCTTAAAGCAACAAAAACCGTTCTTCTTCAAAAACCCGATCCCACAAAAGCGTTTGATACGTTTCTCGAGAAAAAGAAACCCTCACAGCCGATTTCATCTCCTCCGACAACTCAGGAAGAAAACAAAACGGTGGAGGTCAACCAAAATACAAACGAAGTTGTCGAAAATGGTGTCGAAAGTGGTGTCGAAAATGGTACGAATTCGGATTCCGATGAATGGTCTGTTGGTCAAGTAACCGCGTTGATTCAAGCTCTGAAAACGTTCCCGAAGGAAGCTAACCAGAGGTGGGAGCGCGTTGCGGCTGCAGTTCCGGGGAAAACGGTTAACCAGTGCAAAAAGCAGTTTACTTTGCTCAaagacaaatttaaaaccaaGAAAAAGTAA
- the LOC110926309 gene encoding ubiquitin C-terminal hydrolase 22, with protein MSTALNPCNHLLDYKKRYGLKGFNLIQKWVKTSPYGKTHMGKSKSEIPRCSFCCGYEGRLYICLICSSMSCSLPSGSNHALLHMQTQIGHEIAVDVQRSELYCFACDDQVYDPDFDRAVICEQIVGNLDGVRSGNNNNKRKRLGFEGGLNLNLNLNLNLNLSLDLKDLKRVVGVSGGEWDHGRRISKSCFPVGLRGLNNLGNTCFMNSVLQALLHAPPVRNYFLSGRHDRDLCRKTSSDRFCLSCDIDVIFSAVFSGDRAPYSPAQFLYSWWRLSENLACYEQQDAHEFFMSVLDRIHEKEGKTKGTNKDTGDCHCVVHRAFSGLLRSDVTCTTCGFTSTTYDPCVDISLDFNTSVDRIAPNKPQKSTDLGITTLASCLDLFTRPEKLGSDQKLYCENCRERHESVKQMSIKKLPLVLCLHVKRFEHSLVRKASRKIDRHLQFPFSLDMTPYVSSSIVRKRFGNRIFAFDGDESEISTNFEVFAVITHSGMLESGHYMTYLRLNEQWYKCDDAWITEVDDEVVRASQIYLVFYVQKPNSGHKSGEDGGCHLRSSPSGDSFVTIAGCC; from the exons ATGTCAACAGCCCTGAATCCCTGCAACCATCTTTTGGATTACAAGAAAAGATACGGGTTAAAAGGGTTCAACTTGATccaaaaatgggtcaaaacaagccCATATGGAAAAACCCATATGGGAAAATCAAAATCTGAGATACCCAGATGCAGTTTTTGTTGTGGGTATGAGGGTAGATTGTACATCTGTTTGATCTGTTCATCAATGTCTTGTTCTTTACCATCTGGGTCAAATCATGCCCTTTTGCATATGCAAACTCAGATTGGTCATGAGATTGCTGTAGATGTTCAAAGATCTGAGCTTTATTGTTTTGCTTGTGATGATCAGGTGTATGATCCTGATTTTGATAGGGCTGTGATTTGTGAGCAGATTGTGGGTAATCTTGATGGGGTTAGAtctggtaataataataataagaggaAAAGATTAGGGTTTGAGGGTGGgttgaatttgaatttgaatttgaatttgaatttgaatttgagtTTGGATTTGAAGGATTTGAAAAGGGTTGTTGGTGTTAGTGGTGGAGAATGGGATCATGGAAGGAGGATATCGAAATCGTGTTTTCCGGTTGGGTTAAGAGGGTTGAACAATTTGGGCAACACTTGTTTTATGAATTCTGTGTTGCAGGCATTGCTTCATGCTCCTCCTGTTAGGAATTATTTTCTTAGTGGTAGGCATGATCGCGATTTGTGCCGGAAAACGTCTTCGGATCGGTTTTGTTTGTCGTGTGACATTGATGTGATCTTTTCGGCAGTGTTTTCGGGTGATCGGGCGCCTTATAGCCCGGCTCAGTTTCTATACAG TTGGTGGCGGCTTTCAGAAAATCTTGCGTGTTATGAACAACAAGATGCTCATGAATTCTTTATGTCGGTTCTTGATCGGATCCACGAGAAAGAAGGgaaaacaaaaggcacaaataaaG ATACCGGAGATTGCCATTGTGTAGTTCATAGAGCGTTTTCGGGCTTATTAAGATCAGACGTTACTTGCACGACTTGCGGTTTCACTTCCACAACTTACGATCCTTGTGTCGATATCTCTCTCGATTTCAACACGAGCGTTGACCGTATCGCACCTAACAAACCCCAAAAGTCAACCGATTTAGGGATAACGACTCTCGCTAGCTGCTTAGACCTCTTCACAAGACCGGAAAAACTCGGGTCCGACCAGAAATTATACTGCGAAAATTGTCGAGAACGACACGAATCCGTGAAGCAAATGTCGATCAAAAAACTCCCGTTggtgttatgtttacacgtgaaGCGATTCGAACACTCGTTGGTTAGAAAAGCGTCGCGAAAAATCGACCGGCATTTGCAGTTCCCGTTTTCGTTGGACATGACACCTTACGTTTCATCGTCAATCGTGCGAAAAAGATTCGGGAACAGAATCTTTGCGTTCGATGGCGATGAATCGGAGATATCAACAAATTTCGAGGTTTTTGCGGTGATTACTCATTCGGGTATGCTTGAATCCGGGCATTACATGACGTATTTGCGGTTAAACGAGCAGTGGTACAAGTGTGATGACGCTTGGATCACCGAAGTCGACGATGAGGTGGTGAGAGCATCACAGATTTACTTGGTGTTTTATGTTCAAAAACCGAACTCGGGCCACAAATCCGGTGAGGATGGCGGGTGTCATCTCCGGTCTTCTCCCTCAGGCGACTCGTTTGTGACGATTGCTGGTTGTTGCTGA